DNA sequence from the Actinacidiphila yeochonensis CN732 genome:
CACCACCGACCGAAGGCTGATGCCGCATGGACGCTCGCCGCTCGCCCTGGTACGACCAGCCGCTCCCGCGCCACCCCGGCACCCGCCGCCGGCCCGCCGACGCCCTCGCGTCCTGGGCGGTCGCCACCGGCGTGGCCGTCCTCGTCCTGGCGTTGGCGCTGCCGATCGAGACCGTCGACTCCGACCGCGCGGGGGTCCAGCCGCGCGACAGCCTCTACCAGGCGCACGGCCCGCTGGTGCTGCTGCCGGCCGGGGTTCCGCTGCTGGTGGCGGCGCTCGTCGCCGTGCTGGTGCGCGCGTGCCGCCGGGGTGGGCGCGGCTGGGCCCTGCCAGTGGCCTGGGCACTGTCGGGGCTCCTGCTGGGCACGGCCGTAGCGGGCTTCCTCACCTTCCTCATCGGCGTCTTCGTCATGCCGACCGGCCTGCTGCTGGTCACCGCCGCCTACCAGGCGCAGCGGGAGCGCCTGCCGTAACCGCAGGGGCGTGAGGTGCGGGTGTTCACCGTCGGACGAAAATGCCATGACGGCACGGTCGACTGGGCAGGGTGGTGGTCATGGAAGCCCCCCTCTTCGTCCTCGTCCACAGCCCCTCGGTGGGCCCCTCGACCTGGCTGCCGGTGGCCGACCGGCTGATCACGACGGGGCACGAGGTGCGCGTGCCGTCGCTGCTGGACGTGGGCGCGGCCGAGCCGCCGTTCTGGCCGGAGGTCGTGGCGGCGGTCCGGGACGGCCTCGTCGCGGTCCCGGAGGACCAGCCGCTCGCCCTCGTCGCGCACAGCAACGCCGGGCTGTTCCTGCCCGCGATCGCCGACGGCCTGCCCAACCCCGTGGCCGCGTCGGTCTTCGTGGACGCCGCGCTGCCCGCCCGCACCGGCAGCACCCCGATGGCACCGCCCGAACTGCTCGACTTCCTCGACCCGTTGGCGGTGGACGGGATGCTGCCGCGATGGACGGACTGGTGGGACGAGGAGGACGTCGCCCCGATGTTCGCCGACCCGCTGACCCGCGCGGCGATCGTCGAGGAGCAGCCCCGGCTGCCGCTGTCGTACTACGAGCAGCACCTGCCCGTACCGGCCGGCTGGGACGACCACCCGTGCTCCTACCTGCTCTTCGGCCCGCCGTACGACGACGCCGCCGAGGAGGCTGCCGCGCGCGGCTGGCTGGTGGCGAGTTCGCCCGGCGCGCACCTCCACCAGACCGTCGACCCGGCGGGCACCGCCGCGCACATCGTCGCGCTGGCGGGCGTGGACTGAGGACGCGGGCGGGCGTGGACTGAGGACGCGGGCGGGTGTGGACTGAGGCCCGGGCGGGCGTGGACGAGGCGGCGGCCGGGACCTTCCGGCTCACGCGAACGGACCCCGGCGGCGGGAGACGCATCGTCAAGCAAGCCGCCACGCTTCGTCAAGGCGGCGGCCCGAAGGGGCGTCCTAGTCTTCCTTTCAGCGCGAGGTGACCGTCCGCCGCGGAGGACGGGATCGCGCGCACCGATCTCGCGGCCACGGTATCTCCGCGGACAGCGGGTTCCTGCCGCGATTCACGCAGGGCTAGGGGGAGCTGAAATGAAGACTCGAACCGTCGGTACGACAGCCGCTTCGCGAGCGGTCGCTCCGACCACCACGACCGCGTCCGGGCCCGGGGCCGCGGAACGTGTACGGCCCGTACAGCGCACCGTGCGGCGGATGCCCCTGTCCGGGTACCGGAAGACGAAGTACACCCTGGCCGCCACCGCCGCCGCTCTGCTGGGCACGTTGGCGCTCTCGGGAACCGCGCAGGCCGCCACCGCCACCGCCACCGTGTACGTCAACGGCTACGAGAGCGCGCAGGCCCTGTCCTACGGGGCCAACGGCGCGGTCAGGGTCTGCGACACCCACGCGGACGGGTACGGGGTGCGCGCCTACTACTACCGCGCGTCCGGGTCCGAGGCGATCCTGTACGACTCCAACGGCAGCGGCAGCTGCACCGAGACCACCGACGTCCAGTCCAACCCCATCGTCGAGATCAAGGCGTGTGTCGTCGCCTCCAGCCTCCTGTGCAGCCCTTGGGTGCCCACCGGGCGGTGATCCCACAGACCGCAGCACCGCGTCCACGGTGCTGAGTCGTCTCCACAGGGCAACGTGATCCGCCGGACGGCCACTCGGGGGGGACGTCCGCGACCCGCGCACGGCACCATCCGGTCCCGTGCCGACCCGGGTCACAACGCCAGGGAGGGACTCGTGCACCGACCGAGCCCGGCCGCCGTCTGCCCGCGCGACCAGCGGCGGCCGGGCAACCACAGATGCGCGTGCTGTGAGCGTTCGGCCGCGGAGTCGGGGGGGGCTCCGCGGCCGGACGTGGATCGATCCGCGAAACGCCGTCAAGACGCCACGTCGTCAAGGCGCCACGTCGTCAAGGCGCCACGTCGTCAAGGCGCCACGACGTCAAGGCGCCACGACGTGGCCGCGGATGTGACCGCCCGGCGCGGTCGAAGCGCGGGACCGGCCGTCCGGCGCGGCGTTTGTTTTCCGTTCAGCGACGAGTGGTTGACTCGCGCCTCCGAGGGGGCGGCGACCGCGGGCCGTCGGGACCGAGTGTCCCAGGGGAGGTGCGCATGCTGAGGGAGACCGAGTTCCGGAGCGAGGACCTGCCGGCCGCCGACCGGTTCGAGGTGTGGCAGGACCTGTTGAGCCGGACGTACGCACCCATGCACCTGAGCAGCGAGGCGGCGGCCGACTTCCACGCGCACCAACGGGTGATCACGCTGGGCGAGGTGTCGATCTGGCCGGCGACGTTCCAGCATCTGGTCTTCCGGCGGACGCCGAAGCTGATCCGGCAGTCCGACCCGGAGAACTGCCACCTCTCCCTTCTCCTGCGCGGCAGCGCGGTCGCCTCCTGGGACCGGAACGAGGCCGCCTACCGTGTTTACGACATCCACACCAACGACACCTCCCTGCCCTTCGAGCTCTCGACGGGGCACGACCGGGCCGCCATGGTCGGCATCGAGGTCCCGAAACGCCTGGTGGGCTTACCGTGGGACAGCGCCCGGCAGGTGATCGGGGGGCAGATCTCGTGGCGGAACGGGGTGGGCGCGCTGCTGGGGCAGTTCGTCTCCCAGGTGGCGGCGGACACCAGCGTCTACCGGGCCGAGGACGGACCGCGCCTCGGCCAGGTCATCAGCGACCTGGTCACCGCGCTCTTCGCGAACGTCCTGGACTCGGACGAGCACCTGCAGCCGGAAACCCGCAGCCGGACCGCCGTACTCGGGGCGAAGGCCTTCATCCGCCAGAACCTGGGCGACCCCGAACTGACCCCCAGCGCTGTCGCCGCCGCGTTGCACGTCTCACGCAGCCACCTCTACGGGCTGTTCCGCGCGGAGGGAATCGCCATCGCCGCCTACATCCGCGACCAACGGCTGGAGGCGGCACGCCACGAACTCACCGATCCGGCCCGGGCGGCCACGCCCATCCACGCCATCGCGGCCCGGTGGGGCTTCAAGGACCACGCCACCTTCACCCGCAGCTTCCGCACCGCCTACGGCACCGCGCCCAGGGACCTCCGCCACCTGCCGCCGGAACGTACGGACAGGCACGGCGGCACAGGACCGGCGTAGCACGGGTGTCGGCCCCCGGGGCGGGAGGGAAGCCGGGGCCGGGGGCCGGGTCGGCGGTCCGGGACGGCCTCGTCGCGGTCCCGGAGGACCAGCCGCTCTCCCTCGTCGCGCTGGCGGGCGTGGGCTGAGGACGCGGGGGGGTGGGGGCGCGGGAGCGCGGTGCCCGGGGCACGGGGGTACACGGCTGGGCGATGGTCGCGGGGCGCCGCAACAGGTACCCGGACGGGCGATTGGCAACATGGGTGATCAACACGCTACGCTACGTGCTCACCAGACGTTCAAATTGACCCCGGCAGTGCGCCAACACCCCGGGGTCCGACACAGAAGAGAAACCATCTTCAGTGCGTATCCATCGTACCGCCCACACGCGCTCCTTCACGGTCTTGGGCAACAGCGTCCTGCGGGACAGCCGTATCAGCTTCGCCGCCCGCGGCATCCTCGCGTACCTGCTCTCCCTGCCCGACGGCGCCCGCTCGGACGTCCGCACCCTCGCGGACGGGAACCCGGGACTCGGCCGCCGCGGCGTCGCCAAGGCCGTGAACGAGCTGATCGCCCACGGCTACTACGTCCGCAGCACCGTCCGGGACCCCGAGAGCGGGCAGGTCCGCACCGAGACCTACCTCTACGACACGCCGCGCACGACGGGGTCGCCGCTTCCCGCCCCGCCGGGCCCCGGCGCCCCGGCCAACGGCACCGCGGGAACGTCCCCTTCGGGGAGAAAGAAGCAGGGGAAAGAACCCACCCTCCCCTCCCCCGCTTTCCCTGACGTCACCTCAACTCGCCGTCGCACTAAGGCCGTCCGGGAGGTGCCGGCCGCCGCCCTTGGGCCGGATGCGACCGGCGCACCCGGCGGCCGCCCGGCAGCACCACCGGAGGCTCCCGCGCGAGGACTGGCGCTGCTGTCGCGGCTGGCCGCCGCCGAGCCCCGGCTCGCACTGGGCGCGCGGGACGCGTACGCGCTCGCCCCGCTGGCCGAGCGGTGGGCCGAGCAGGGCGTGCCCGAACCGGAGGTACGGGCTCTCCTGGCGGACGGCCTGCCGCCGATCGCGTTCAGCGCCCGCGGGCTGCTCACCGACCGCCTCGTCCGCAAGCTGCCCATTCCTCGTCCCCGCCCGCGCCGGGACGAGGCCGCGCCCGCGCCGGGACGAGGCCGCGCCCGCGCTCGGCCTGGCCGAGTGCGCACACTGCCGCGACCCGCTGCCACACGGGACGCACACAGGGATCTGCGCGGCCTGCGCGGGTACGGCCGCCACCCGTGAGCCCGCCCCTCCCGCCACCGACCGGCTCGCCGAACACCTCGCGACGGTAAGGGCGTTGCTGCGTCCCGCACCGCCCCTGGAGGCCGCCCACGCCTGAACGTAGGACCCGGCCGGGGGGTTTCGGGGCGGCAGGCGGTGGACCCCGGTCCTCCGCGCCCGGCGCCCTCAGCCCGCGTCCCCGCCGAAGCCGCGGAACACGCCGGACGGGTCAGCGGTGTCCGCATAGTCGGAGAAGTCCAGGTTCGCAAGGCTCAGGTTCACCGATATCTCGGGGAACCAGCGGGCGGGCAACCGGAACGTCCGCCCCGGCTCGGCGTACAGGTCGACGGCCAGCAGCGGGAACGCCGGGTCGCCGAGTGCGACGGCGTCGGCAAGGCAGACCTCGCACGTCCTGTCCTCGTCCTCCGCCGCCGCGTCCTCGGCGACCAGCGCCTCGACGGTGACACCGGCGAACCGGCGGTCGTCCACGTAGGTGGCGGCGGAAAACTCCTGTCCGTCGTCGAGCGCCCGCTGGAGCGCGGCCCAGGCGGCGTCGTCGGAGAAGTCGGTACGGATCACCAGAGTGGTGATGTCATCGGCTGCGGGAAGCGGCATGACCGGCATCCTGCCACTCCCCTCCGACGCCGAAGCCCGTACGGGGTGGGGACGTCAGGACCCCGGGTGGGTGGCGAGCCGGGGCCGGGGCGGGGCCGGGGCCGTTCAGCGGAGGGGCTTGTGGAGCACGACGGTGGGGCGGCCGTGGCGGAGGTCGGGGCGGCGGTCGATCTCGTGCCAGCCGAGCGAGGTCCAGAAGGCCAGGGCCGCCGGGTTGGACTCCAGCACCGCCAGCCGCAGGCCGCCCGCCGGGTGGTCGCGGAAGCGCTCCTCGGCCAGCGCCACGATGGCGCGGCCGACGCCCCGCCGGTGCAGGCGGCCGTCCACCAGGAGCAGCCCGATCCAGGGGTGGCCGTCCACCGGGTGCCGCCGCAGCAGGCACAGCACACCGACGGCCCGGCCGGAGCCGTCGCGCGCGAGCAGCACCTCGCCGCCCTCCATGGCGGCCTCCTCGCGCAGGTCGGCGGCGACCCGCTCGACCGGGATCGCGTCGGGGTCGTACTCCCCGGCGGCTCGGCAGTACTCCGGGTTGCCCGCGTACAGCGCGACGGTCTCGTCGATCTCGGCGGGCGTCAGCCCGTGGCGGACGAGGTGCAGGTCGTCGGTCATCCGTCCAGGTTAGGGGTGTTTTCCGGCGGCCCCCGCGTCCGGTCCCGCCCCCGGGAGCGTGACCGGACGGCGCGCCGCCCAGGGGCTACGGGAGGGTGCTGCCGCCGCTGAGGGAGTCGCCGGTGCCGCTTCCGGTACCGGTTCCGGAGCCGGTGCCCGTACCAGTGCCCGTTCCGGCGGAGGGGGAGGCGGGGGCGGAGGGCGTGGCCGAGGGGGTCGGCTGCGTGTCGTTCTCACCGCCGGCCGATCCGCTGCCGGTGCCGGTGCCGGTACCGCTGCCGGTCGAGCCCGCCGTTCCCGAGCCGGAGCCGCTGCCGGAGCCGTTGCCGCCGCCGGAGCCGCTGGAGGAGGTCGAGGAGTGGGAGGGCGACGGGGTCGGCGTGGAGCTGCCGTACCCCGGGGAAGTGCTGGAGCGGCCGGTGGACGAGGTGCCGCCGTCGCCGGTACCCGGGTGGGTGGCGCCGTCGGACGGCACGCCGGTGTCGGTGGGCGACGGGGCGCCGCCGCCGGAGCCGGAGGAGGTGTGGCCGGTGAAGGCGTTGCCGATCGTGGTGCCCTTGCCGTCCCCGCTGAAGCTGTGGCCGGACACCGCCTCGTAGACGGTGATCCCGCCCATCGTCAGGCCGAACGCGCAGGCCACCGCCACGGCCGGGCGCTTCCAGCCGCGCCCCCGGGCACGGTGCAGCGTGCTGGAGCTGAAGTCCCCGCCCCCCGGGCCGCCGGGGCCGGCCAGCAGGCGCGTCGCGTCATCCGGACCGGCCGCCAGCAGGCGCGTCGCGTCGTCCGGACCGGCCGCCAGCAGGCGCGTCGCGTCATCCGAACCAGCCGCCAGCAGGCGCGTCGCGTCATCCGGACCGGCTGGCGGGGCGCTCGGGGACGAAGCCGGAAGCAGGCGGGTCGCGTCGGTGGCCGCGGCGTCCAGCGCCGTCGGGCCCGGTGCCGTCGGGCCGAGGGCCGTCACGCCGAAGACCGTGGCATCGGTGGCTGTCGCATCGGAGGGGGCCAGGAGGAAGGTCTGGTCGCCGTCGGTCCAGCGCTCGGGGCGGGTGCCCGCCGCCTCCACCGGGAGCTGGCGGTTGCGCGGCAGGGCCTGGAGGGCGGCCTCCTGGACCTGCCGGCCGGTACGGCGGAAGACGTGCTGGAGGATCGAGCCGCCACAGGTGCCCAGGATGCTGACCACGCCCGCGCCCATGATCGTCCCGTACACGCCGAGGTTGGACGCCAGCTTCGCGGCGGCCACAGCGGCCACCGCGCTCCCCGCGACCTGCGGCACGTTCAGGTCGAGCCTGCCCTCCTTCTTGCCTTCCTTGCGCGGCTTCCCCGTCCCACCGGCCCGTCCTTCATCCATGCCTGTCCGCCTTGCCTGCCTTGTCCCCGAACGGTCAACCGCTGGGACTGACGTCCGCTCGGAACCGTTAGTTCCGTTTGTTCGGTTTTCGTGAGGTAGCCCACGCCCAGGACTGGGGTATCGCGTCGGCCAGTGGGAGGAGACGGGAGGAGGCAGGCGCGGCTCCCGGCCCCGCTCCGGTAGCGACTCGGGGCGCCCGCACCCCGACCCGTCCGCCGACCCCCTCCAGCCGGAGAGCCGCTGCCCGCCGTCCGCTCACCCCCGCTGGTCGCGCCGGTATGAACGTCCCCGCTCGTACCCCGCCCGTATCGCCGCCCGCAGAAGTGCCCGCTGCCGGGTCCGCCGAGGTGCCCGCTCCCGGGTCCGCTCGGACGGGGCCTCGTTTCCGCAACCCGGGAGGACGGTCAGGCGGCCAGGCGGTTGGACAGTGGGACACGGCGTCGTCGTTGGAGTGTGGGCCCACGAGCGGCCTTGTCGTCGACGCGGCGGCCGGACTCCCGCGCGGAACTCTCGTGCCACGACGCTCCGTTCGTCGAGCTTCCAAAGGGTGGGAACTGTCCGAGCGCCGCCAACTCCGTTCCACGGAACCGCTGAACCCCGCCTCTGGCATCAACACGTCTTCCCCCGGAGGAGGCTGGCGAGTCGGGAGCGGGCCGGGCTATGCTCGCGGCGATGACTACTTCTTCTCGTATGAGAATGGGGGCCCCGTCCGCGCAAGGTGAGTGCTGATGCGCTCCCCCGCCGCGAACGGCTCCTCCCGACGTTCCTTCTGGCCGCGCGTGCGCGAGTTCGCCGTGCCGCCCTCCATGATCGAGACCGCCACAGCCCGGCGCGCCGTCGGGGACTGGGCCGGTGCATGCGCCGCAGCGGGCGTGGACACCGACCTCGATCTGCGTTCCGTGGCCCGCTCCCACGGCCTCGATCTCGCCGCACGAGTCCGCCGCGACCTGCGCCACCTCGCCCCTGACCTGCTGCGCTGGCACATGCCCAGGACCGCGCCCGACGGGTTGCTGCGCCCTGGGCTGACGGCGGCCCTGGCCCGATACGACCCGGAGGGCGGCGGCGAGCCGGTGCTCCTGGTGGTCCGGACGCCGCCCGCGCGGGCGGACGCCGGGCAGCGGATGAGCCTCGCGCTGTGGTCCCGCCGGGGCGCCGACGCGGTGGCCCACCGCCACCCGCATCCGCACCCCGACCAGCGGTTCCGCCTGGACCTCCACCGCCACCTGTGGGACGCCCGCCGGACCGGTGAGCTGCCGTCCC
Encoded proteins:
- a CDS encoding GNAT family N-acetyltransferase gives rise to the protein MTDDLHLVRHGLTPAEIDETVALYAGNPEYCRAAGEYDPDAIPVERVAADLREEAAMEGGEVLLARDGSGRAVGVLCLLRRHPVDGHPWIGLLLVDGRLHRRGVGRAIVALAEERFRDHPAGGLRLAVLESNPAALAFWTSLGWHEIDRRPDLRHGRPTVVLHKPLR
- a CDS encoding helix-turn-helix domain-containing protein — its product is MLRETEFRSEDLPAADRFEVWQDLLSRTYAPMHLSSEAAADFHAHQRVITLGEVSIWPATFQHLVFRRTPKLIRQSDPENCHLSLLLRGSAVASWDRNEAAYRVYDIHTNDTSLPFELSTGHDRAAMVGIEVPKRLVGLPWDSARQVIGGQISWRNGVGALLGQFVSQVAADTSVYRAEDGPRLGQVISDLVTALFANVLDSDEHLQPETRSRTAVLGAKAFIRQNLGDPELTPSAVAAALHVSRSHLYGLFRAEGIAIAAYIRDQRLEAARHELTDPARAATPIHAIAARWGFKDHATFTRSFRTAYGTAPRDLRHLPPERTDRHGGTGPA
- a CDS encoding DUF6924 domain-containing protein produces the protein MPLPAADDITTLVIRTDFSDDAAWAALQRALDDGQEFSAATYVDDRRFAGVTVEALVAEDAAAEDEDRTCEVCLADAVALGDPAFPLLAVDLYAEPGRTFRLPARWFPEISVNLSLANLDFSDYADTADPSGVFRGFGGDAG
- a CDS encoding helix-turn-helix domain-containing protein, whose amino-acid sequence is MGNSVLRDSRISFAARGILAYLLSLPDGARSDVRTLADGNPGLGRRGVAKAVNELIAHGYYVRSTVRDPESGQVRTETYLYDTPRTTGSPLPAPPGPGAPANGTAGTSPSGRKKQGKEPTLPSPAFPDVTSTRRRTKAVREVPAAALGPDATGAPGGRPAAPPEAPARGLALLSRLAAAEPRLALGARDAYALAPLAERWAEQGVPEPEVRALLADGLPPIAFSARGLLTDRLVRKLPIPRPRPRRDEAAPAPGRGRARARPGRVRTLPRPAATRDAHRDLRGLRGYGRHP